Proteins co-encoded in one Synechococcus elongatus PCC 6301 genomic window:
- a CDS encoding CHASE2 domain-containing protein, whose translation MAIARRLGWSLPTALAGAIALAGLLLSPLAISPLTQPGRWLDAVLLSAAFRLRGPQAPDPAIAIVVIDEDSLRLGDLFTAAELEARPPLADLQDWPWPRRIYALALQRLRAAGARRVIFDIVFATPTRFGPDDDRRFADAIAQAGSSVTLAGELEQVDRSAGLSQASLAQPIYEHPFGLANLIAGADGSLQAIPGQDWLQPWQILQARDRPPLSNLASAALGQAPPPLSLGINYSGPEGTYPRWPFWALFDPELWQGPLQQGAVFRDRDVLIGASASSLGDRHATPFADSMAGVEIQANAIATLRSQRGLRSLPQVWLSLLLILVALLQIWGVQRCPSPLSKALWTLGITSAVLLACFIAFLQTWLVSPTALLLVPLLAGIGDSANSAWQVQRERRSLRRALALRVSPALLGTILAQRDAVANQLGGHNCEAVILFSDLRGFTQLSSQIDSTVLVALLNRYFEAMAQPILAAQGLIDKFVGDAIMAEFGLPLSRGTVIEAQAAIQAALAMRRSLARLRAELVAEGLPPLFHGIGLNFGTVVAGNLGAPERLEYTVIGDAVNIAARLESLTKTLGYDIIISQALYEQVQEQVEVMPLGLQQLRWAIAAGVHLCCLG comes from the coding sequence ATGGCGATCGCTCGGCGGTTAGGCTGGTCGCTTCCCACAGCACTGGCGGGTGCGATCGCCCTCGCCGGGTTGTTGCTCTCACCGTTGGCAATCAGTCCACTGACCCAACCGGGGCGCTGGCTAGATGCGGTGTTATTGAGTGCGGCCTTTCGGTTGCGAGGCCCCCAAGCCCCAGATCCCGCGATCGCAATCGTGGTGATCGATGAGGATTCGCTGCGACTGGGTGATCTGTTCACGGCAGCGGAGTTAGAGGCACGTCCGCCTCTGGCAGATCTTCAAGACTGGCCCTGGCCGCGCCGCATTTACGCCTTGGCGCTCCAGCGTTTGCGAGCTGCCGGGGCGCGACGGGTCATCTTCGATATTGTTTTTGCCACTCCTACCCGCTTTGGACCGGATGATGATCGCCGCTTTGCGGATGCGATCGCCCAAGCCGGATCGTCCGTGACGCTCGCTGGAGAACTGGAGCAGGTTGATCGTAGTGCCGGACTTAGTCAGGCTAGCCTCGCTCAACCCATCTATGAACATCCCTTTGGCCTAGCCAATCTGATAGCAGGCGCAGATGGCAGTCTGCAAGCGATCCCCGGTCAAGACTGGCTTCAACCTTGGCAAATCTTACAAGCCCGCGATCGCCCGCCTCTATCTAACCTTGCGAGTGCAGCTCTGGGACAGGCGCCGCCGCCTCTCTCCTTAGGCATCAACTACAGCGGCCCTGAGGGAACCTATCCACGCTGGCCATTTTGGGCGTTGTTCGATCCAGAACTCTGGCAGGGACCACTGCAGCAAGGTGCTGTCTTTCGCGATCGCGATGTTTTGATTGGGGCCAGTGCCAGCAGTCTGGGCGATCGCCATGCCACACCCTTTGCCGACAGCATGGCCGGTGTCGAGATCCAAGCCAATGCGATCGCCACCCTCCGCAGTCAACGCGGTTTGCGATCGCTTCCGCAAGTTTGGTTATCGCTGCTATTGATCCTTGTGGCCCTGCTCCAGATCTGGGGTGTTCAGCGCTGTCCGAGTCCGCTTAGCAAAGCACTCTGGACGTTGGGGATCACGAGCGCAGTCTTACTGGCTTGCTTCATCGCCTTTTTGCAAACTTGGCTGGTGTCGCCCACCGCCTTGCTCCTTGTGCCATTGCTGGCAGGCATCGGTGACAGTGCCAACAGCGCTTGGCAAGTGCAACGGGAACGGCGATCGCTACGACGCGCCTTAGCGCTGCGGGTGTCGCCAGCCTTACTGGGTACGATTCTGGCGCAGCGGGATGCGGTAGCCAATCAGCTCGGTGGGCATAACTGCGAAGCAGTGATCCTGTTTTCGGATCTGCGTGGGTTTACGCAGTTGTCCAGCCAAATCGACTCGACTGTGTTGGTGGCGCTGCTCAATCGCTACTTTGAGGCGATGGCCCAGCCGATTCTGGCGGCGCAGGGGTTGATCGATAAATTTGTTGGCGATGCGATCATGGCGGAGTTTGGGCTGCCGCTCAGTCGGGGCACCGTGATCGAAGCCCAGGCGGCGATTCAAGCAGCCCTCGCCATGCGGCGATCGCTCGCCCGTTTGCGAGCTGAATTAGTCGCTGAAGGCTTACCACCTTTGTTTCATGGCATTGGACTGAATTTCGGGACAGTAGTCGCTGGCAATCTAGGCGCGCCCGAGCGGCTGGAATATACCGTGATTGGCGATGCGGTTAATATCGCTGCCCGTCTGGAAAGTCTGACCAAGACACTGGGCTATGACATCATCATTTCCCAAGCGCTCTATGAGCAGGTGCAAGAGCAGGTTGAAGTGATGCCCTTGGGCCTCCAACAGCTCCGCTGGGCGATCGCAGCCGGTGTTCACCTATGCTGTCTTGGATGA
- a CDS encoding DUF3307 domain-containing protein, giving the protein MATRDKSDVIAQGGTLLFLLIAGHFLGDFGLQSDTMAREKSRHSTTPLQKSVPWYWWLSAHTLIHGGIVTLLTGSGLLGMIEVGIHAIADWLKCENRTTLLQDQILHLLTKLGFWLWLLQTM; this is encoded by the coding sequence GTGGCAACAAGGGATAAATCGGACGTGATCGCTCAGGGTGGAACGCTGCTATTCCTGTTGATTGCCGGTCATTTTCTCGGTGATTTCGGACTGCAATCCGATACGATGGCGCGCGAAAAATCGCGTCATTCCACCACACCCCTCCAAAAAAGTGTCCCTTGGTATTGGTGGCTTTCAGCTCACACATTGATCCATGGTGGGATTGTCACACTTCTGACGGGCTCAGGCTTGCTGGGCATGATTGAGGTGGGAATTCATGCGATCGCAGATTGGCTGAAGTGTGAGAACCGCACGACACTCCTGCAGGATCAAATTCTGCACTTGCTGACGAAATTGGGTTTTTGGTTGTGGCTGCTGCAGACCATGTAG
- a CDS encoding HD domain-containing phosphohydrolase codes for MAAADHVEPAIAPDRSEAKATATLLERLLAIGTALSACRDPDQLLSLILQSSRDLTCSDGGSLYLVDRSDPQQPWLRFQIFQSDSLPSSLEAPPPLPLDRHSLAGYVAATGETLNLADVYALDGQQPFQFNASFDQRLNYRTCSMLVLPMCDQTGSVIGVIQLVNRKRRADLKLTAAIASEETQPYSAAEEALLRSLAGQAAIAIERTLLQRSIENLFEGFICASIKIIESRDPCTMGHSEWVAQLSVRLAEQVHAVDHGALAAYQFSNAQLQELHYASLLHDFGKVGVPEEILNKSHKLHPTEQQGLNYRLQLLQQQLQLEQARRWLAPTLTEAMQRAGLGHPLDCIWCRQFGNLADLEVTIARLQQARSLLQDLNQPQILATPAYRDRLAEVEAELAWLASLQVMDWDGQMRSLLAPAEVEKLLIPKGSLTQQERLAIESHVQHTFAFLQEIPWTGPLAQVPHIAHAHHERLDGSGYPLGLEQAQIPMQAQIMAVADVYDALTASDRPYKRRVPIEKALQILEWEARDRKLNDQLVQLFRQQQIFQILGHQLQSEDSV; via the coding sequence GTGGCTGCTGCAGACCATGTAGAACCAGCGATCGCGCCTGATCGATCTGAGGCGAAGGCCACAGCAACCCTACTGGAGCGACTGCTCGCGATCGGCACTGCCCTTTCTGCTTGCCGAGATCCCGATCAGTTACTGAGCTTGATTTTGCAGAGTAGCCGGGATCTGACCTGCAGTGACGGTGGCAGTTTGTACCTCGTTGATCGCAGTGATCCGCAGCAGCCTTGGCTGCGCTTCCAAATTTTCCAGAGCGACAGCTTGCCCAGTTCCCTTGAAGCCCCGCCACCGCTACCCCTCGATCGCCATAGTTTGGCGGGCTATGTGGCAGCGACCGGCGAAACCCTGAATCTGGCCGATGTTTATGCTTTGGACGGGCAACAACCGTTTCAGTTCAACGCCAGCTTCGACCAGCGGTTGAACTACCGCACCTGCTCGATGTTAGTGCTGCCGATGTGCGATCAAACCGGCAGTGTGATCGGGGTGATCCAACTGGTCAATCGCAAACGCCGGGCAGATCTGAAGCTGACGGCGGCGATCGCCTCAGAAGAAACCCAGCCCTACAGTGCGGCTGAAGAAGCACTCTTACGATCACTAGCCGGTCAAGCCGCGATCGCAATCGAACGAACCCTGTTGCAGCGCAGTATTGAAAATCTGTTTGAGGGCTTTATCTGCGCCTCGATCAAGATCATCGAATCCCGCGATCCCTGCACGATGGGTCATTCCGAGTGGGTGGCGCAACTCTCTGTTCGCTTGGCTGAACAAGTGCATGCCGTCGATCACGGTGCGTTAGCGGCTTATCAATTCAGCAATGCCCAACTGCAAGAGCTGCACTACGCCTCACTGCTCCATGACTTTGGCAAAGTGGGGGTTCCTGAGGAGATTCTCAACAAGTCGCATAAGCTGCATCCAACTGAGCAACAGGGGCTGAACTACCGACTGCAACTACTGCAGCAGCAACTGCAACTGGAGCAAGCCCGTCGTTGGCTGGCTCCAACCCTGACGGAGGCGATGCAACGGGCTGGGCTAGGGCATCCTCTGGACTGTATCTGGTGTCGGCAGTTTGGCAATTTAGCTGACCTAGAGGTCACGATCGCCCGACTCCAACAGGCACGATCGCTGCTGCAGGATCTCAATCAGCCACAAATTTTGGCAACCCCCGCCTATCGCGATCGCTTAGCGGAGGTGGAAGCGGAATTAGCCTGGCTGGCGTCCCTGCAGGTCATGGACTGGGATGGTCAGATGCGATCGCTGCTCGCGCCTGCAGAAGTGGAGAAATTACTGATTCCGAAGGGGAGTCTCACGCAGCAGGAGCGCTTGGCGATCGAGTCACACGTTCAGCACACCTTCGCTTTTTTACAGGAGATCCCTTGGACGGGACCCTTAGCGCAGGTGCCGCATATTGCCCATGCCCACCACGAGCGCTTGGACGGTAGTGGCTATCCCCTCGGATTAGAACAGGCACAAATTCCAATGCAGGCGCAAATTATGGCGGTTGCTGATGTTTATGATGCGCTGACGGCTAGCGATCGCCCCTACAAACGCCGCGTTCCGATTGAAAAAGCGCTGCAAATTCTAGAGTGGGAAGCCCGCGATCGCAAACTGAATGATCAGTTGGTTCAACTCTTTCGGCAGCAGCAAATCTTCCAAATTCTTGGCCATCAGCTTCAGTCTGAAGACAGTGTCTAA
- a CDS encoding sensor domain-containing diguanylate cyclase: MNFRTRLAIGFSGLLMLSSLVISTVIGQRTVRLAQTAAGDSLQETAYQFSTLLDQSMWSRANEIVTLSSVPDLLSDRNRPEIQRLLDRLKRELPVFTWVGLLDRQGKVIASTDRIIEGVNITSRPVFANGIKGLFIGDVHDAVLLASKFPRQANGEPIQFVDISIPIQDRDGKPTGVLASHLSWEWARDAESTILSPIAADRRVELLVVATDRTILLGPQEFGKGATLNILPRVLKAGESRWQVLRWPDGQDYMTAYRVSAGYRTYNGLGWITITRQPIAVAYAPAHQLQRDIILFTLLSSGAVVGVAWLLADWFAKPLRQLSSWASRLEKGDRSDRDQLPWVGELGKISRIVQRLDAQAEAQSQARKQAESLAHHDALTGLQNRLGLAAYLSQYQSLEPDQSLVILAIDLDGFKPINDTYGHAMGDVLLKAVAARLHACIRANELAARTGGDEFLVILPCSVELAEAIGKQVGARILQALNSVFPLQGQQIEIGSSIGLAVWPVDHPDLQTVFQAADTALYDAKQHSKGHLVRWTATLGQQSASPQSDR, from the coding sequence ATGAATTTTCGAACAAGACTTGCGATCGGCTTCAGTGGGTTGCTGATGTTGTCAAGCTTGGTGATCAGCACCGTGATTGGCCAGCGAACGGTGCGGCTGGCACAGACTGCTGCAGGGGATTCGCTGCAGGAAACGGCCTACCAGTTCTCAACCCTCCTCGACCAGAGCATGTGGTCGAGGGCTAATGAAATCGTCACCCTCTCCAGCGTTCCAGACTTGCTGAGCGATCGCAATCGTCCAGAGATTCAACGCCTCCTCGATCGCCTTAAACGGGAGCTGCCAGTCTTTACTTGGGTGGGTCTGCTCGATCGTCAAGGCAAAGTCATTGCTTCCACCGATCGCATTATCGAAGGCGTGAATATCACCAGCCGCCCTGTGTTCGCCAATGGAATCAAAGGACTGTTCATCGGTGATGTTCATGACGCCGTACTGCTTGCCAGCAAATTTCCTCGACAAGCCAACGGCGAGCCGATTCAATTTGTCGATATTTCAATTCCAATTCAAGACCGTGATGGCAAGCCCACAGGCGTGCTTGCCTCTCATCTCAGCTGGGAATGGGCCCGCGATGCCGAGTCGACGATTCTTTCACCGATCGCAGCCGATCGTCGGGTCGAATTGCTCGTTGTCGCAACGGATCGCACGATCTTGCTGGGGCCACAAGAATTTGGCAAAGGTGCGACCCTAAACATTTTGCCGAGAGTTTTGAAGGCTGGAGAGAGTCGTTGGCAGGTGCTGCGTTGGCCCGATGGCCAGGACTATATGACCGCCTATCGCGTCTCTGCGGGTTATCGCACCTACAACGGCCTGGGTTGGATTACGATCACCCGTCAACCGATCGCTGTTGCCTATGCACCAGCGCACCAACTGCAGCGCGACATCATTCTGTTCACACTGCTCAGTAGTGGGGCGGTTGTGGGAGTTGCCTGGCTTCTAGCCGATTGGTTTGCCAAGCCCTTACGACAGCTATCGTCTTGGGCAAGTCGGCTGGAGAAAGGCGATCGCAGCGATCGCGATCAGCTGCCTTGGGTTGGAGAGCTAGGCAAGATTTCGCGAATTGTGCAGCGCCTCGATGCCCAAGCTGAAGCCCAAAGCCAAGCGCGTAAACAGGCGGAGTCCTTAGCTCACCATGATGCGTTAACTGGTTTGCAGAACCGCTTAGGATTAGCAGCTTATCTGTCACAGTATCAATCTCTAGAACCTGATCAGTCACTGGTCATTTTGGCAATTGATTTAGATGGATTTAAGCCGATTAATGATACCTATGGTCATGCGATGGGCGATGTGCTGCTGAAAGCAGTAGCCGCTCGACTGCATGCCTGCATTCGGGCTAATGAGCTGGCAGCGCGTACGGGTGGTGATGAGTTTCTAGTGATTTTGCCTTGCAGTGTTGAATTGGCAGAAGCGATCGGCAAACAAGTCGGGGCGCGAATTTTGCAAGCTCTGAACTCTGTCTTTCCACTACAGGGTCAACAAATCGAGATTGGTAGCAGTATTGGTCTGGCTGTTTGGCCAGTTGATCATCCTGATTTACAAACTGTTTTCCAAGCGGCAGATACAGCCCTCTACGATGCGAAGCAACATAGCAAAGGACATTTAGTGCGCTGGACAGCAACTCTGGGTCAGCAATCAGCCTCACCCCAGAGCGATCGCTAG
- a CDS encoding TSUP family transporter — protein sequence MSPLLELLLASGIVALGSLLQAASGLGAGLIVVPLLSMLSVDWVPGPCVAASLLLSWLMFWQGRQVVVHRHLGAMLGGLAAGIAIAASLLRQLPLDALGLVFGGLIVLAVLISLTPVRLPITRLSAGLTGISAGLIGTLAGIGAPILALFYQHERGPALRATLGLLYFLSSLVMLAALHSVGRFGSLEVGRSLQLFPGVMLGYWVSPRLAHWLDRGYSQIAVLAIALLSSTVLIGQSLLKLQS from the coding sequence ATGTCGCCATTGCTAGAACTGCTACTCGCCTCGGGCATTGTTGCCCTCGGAAGTCTATTGCAAGCAGCTTCGGGCTTAGGTGCAGGCCTCATTGTCGTGCCCTTACTCTCGATGCTGTCAGTCGATTGGGTTCCGGGTCCCTGCGTCGCAGCGAGTTTGTTGCTGTCTTGGCTAATGTTTTGGCAAGGTCGGCAGGTTGTGGTACATCGGCATCTAGGAGCCATGCTGGGTGGTCTCGCAGCCGGGATTGCGATCGCCGCTAGCCTTTTGCGGCAACTGCCATTGGATGCACTGGGGCTGGTGTTTGGTGGCCTAATTGTTCTGGCTGTGTTGATCAGTCTGACGCCGGTTCGTCTGCCGATTACTCGACTTTCAGCAGGACTAACAGGAATCTCGGCTGGACTGATAGGAACCTTGGCCGGCATCGGAGCCCCCATCCTCGCCCTGTTTTATCAGCACGAGCGAGGGCCAGCGCTGCGAGCAACGCTGGGGCTGCTCTACTTTCTCTCCAGCTTGGTCATGCTGGCAGCACTGCACAGTGTCGGGCGATTTGGCAGCTTAGAAGTGGGGCGATCGCTGCAACTCTTTCCGGGTGTGATGTTGGGCTATTGGGTTTCACCTCGGTTGGCCCATTGGCTCGATCGCGGCTATAGCCAAATAGCAGTCCTAGCGATCGCTTTGCTGTCTTCCACCGTATTGATTGGGCAGAGCCTGCTGAAGTTACAGTCCTAG
- the msrB gene encoding peptide-methionine (R)-S-oxide reductase MsrB gives MTEKIRKSEEEWRAQLTPEQFQVTRKHGTERAFTGAYWDTKDPGLYRCICCDAPLFRSDTKFDSGTGWPSFWAPVDESAITYKKDFSFLMMRTEILCARCDAHLGHVFPDGPKPTGQRYCLNSASLKLDTETPASPSSEA, from the coding sequence ATGACCGAAAAAATTCGGAAAAGCGAAGAAGAGTGGCGGGCCCAGCTCACCCCTGAGCAGTTTCAAGTCACTCGGAAACACGGGACTGAGCGAGCTTTCACGGGCGCCTATTGGGATACCAAAGATCCCGGCCTCTACCGGTGTATCTGTTGTGATGCGCCTCTGTTCCGGTCGGATACCAAGTTTGATTCCGGCACTGGCTGGCCGAGCTTTTGGGCGCCGGTTGATGAGTCCGCGATCACCTACAAAAAAGATTTCAGCTTCCTGATGATGCGCACTGAGATTCTTTGCGCCCGTTGCGATGCGCACTTGGGACATGTCTTTCCCGATGGCCCGAAACCTACAGGACAGCGTTATTGCCTCAATTCGGCTTCGCTGAAGTTAGACACTGAAACTCCGGCGAGTCCCAGTTCCGAAGCTTAG